From one Streptomyces mobaraensis genomic stretch:
- a CDS encoding DUF6114 domain-containing protein has protein sequence MLLRRPRAFPRLPDGPARRRFRTWRRTRPFWAGTLLVLGGTELLVVPLSPVTVLVSLGLGGLAALGIGLALIAAGLFLWFLPSARHYVSVNALILSVLSFAATNLGGFLVGMALGIAGSAMGFGWTPRGDRTLAVALPAVLLTVMAGPSADRAEAADAPPGRPVQPVRSGQPGQPVTAAATPPAVTASRFSPHGFTLAGVSHVPTAKGQLKVIVLTMRAASLSDYRLRTRDGQGAGQLALRARSLELRGEVTLHLTRFHGCLEGLVCLTFSPDTLPAPPVIPPFVFMTDVTAEQALVTADTITADGLGLRALPGA, from the coding sequence GTGCTTCTGAGGCGGCCGCGGGCGTTCCCGAGGCTGCCGGACGGACCGGCCCGCCGGCGCTTCCGCACCTGGCGGCGGACCCGGCCCTTCTGGGCCGGCACCCTCCTCGTCCTCGGCGGGACGGAGCTGCTGGTGGTCCCGCTGTCACCGGTGACCGTGCTGGTGAGCCTGGGGCTGGGCGGGCTGGCCGCGCTGGGCATCGGGCTGGCGCTGATCGCGGCGGGGCTGTTCCTGTGGTTCCTGCCGTCGGCACGGCACTACGTGAGCGTCAACGCCCTGATCCTGTCGGTGCTGTCGTTCGCGGCCACCAACCTGGGCGGGTTCCTGGTGGGCATGGCCCTCGGCATCGCGGGCAGCGCGATGGGCTTCGGCTGGACCCCGAGGGGCGACCGTACGCTCGCCGTCGCGCTGCCGGCCGTCCTGCTGACGGTCATGGCCGGGCCGTCGGCGGACCGGGCGGAGGCGGCGGACGCACCCCCGGGACGCCCGGTGCAGCCGGTGCGGTCGGGACAGCCAGGGCAGCCGGTCACCGCGGCCGCCACTCCCCCGGCCGTCACCGCCTCCCGCTTCTCCCCGCACGGCTTCACCCTGGCCGGCGTGAGTCACGTCCCCACGGCCAAGGGCCAGTTGAAGGTCATCGTCCTCACAATGCGGGCCGCTTCGCTGAGCGACTACCGGCTGCGGACGCGCGACGGACAGGGGGCAGGGCAACTCGCTCTGCGGGCCCGTTCCTTGGAGCTGCGAGGCGAGGTGACGCTCCACCTCACCCGGTTCCACGGCTGCCTGGAGGGCCTCGTCTGCCTCACCTTCTCCCCCGACACCCTCCCCGCGCCCCCGGTGATCCCGCCTTTCGTCTTCATGACGGACGTCACGGCCGAGCAGGCCCTCGTCACGGCGGACACCATCACGGCGGACGGACTGGGGCTGCGCGCCCTGCCGGGGGCGTGA
- a CDS encoding DUF6230 family protein: MSGSDRDLPEGRTAWRRTALIALPAVLAVGAMATGMAQGALAASFAVSGTHFQVSSGRLTSDGLASYVQTDKSVDGKGHPVALLGIGNARLSDICQAASVPTPLGKVTFKLTAGGRAGEVTASDLVIDGEDLVGDAEFGTAQIGRDASTLDRVPGVKGDAGAFGLQAGKVTVAGVRSHAWSATGGNFRLKGLKLQVNLDGDQCF, from the coding sequence GTGAGCGGATCAGACCGAGACCTGCCGGAGGGCCGTACCGCCTGGCGGCGGACCGCCCTGATCGCCCTGCCGGCGGTGCTCGCGGTGGGGGCGATGGCCACGGGGATGGCACAGGGCGCGCTCGCGGCCTCGTTCGCCGTCTCCGGTACGCATTTCCAGGTGTCGTCCGGCAGGCTGACCAGCGACGGGCTGGCCTCGTACGTGCAGACCGACAAGTCCGTCGACGGCAAGGGGCATCCGGTGGCCCTGCTGGGCATCGGGAACGCCCGGCTGAGCGACATCTGTCAGGCCGCGTCCGTGCCCACGCCGCTGGGCAAGGTCACGTTCAAGCTCACGGCCGGCGGGCGGGCCGGCGAGGTGACGGCGAGCGATCTGGTCATCGACGGCGAGGACCTCGTCGGGGACGCGGAGTTCGGGACGGCGCAGATCGGCCGGGACGCGTCGACGCTCGACCGGGTGCCGGGGGTGAAGGGCGACGCCGGCGCGTTCGGGCTCCAGGCGGGGAAGGTCACGGTGGCGGGCGTGCGGTCGCACGCCTGGTCGGCCACGGGCGGCAACTTCCGGCTGAAGGGCCTGAAACTCCAGGTGAACCTGGACGGCGACCAGTGCTTCTGA
- a CDS encoding TetR/AcrR family transcriptional regulator, with the protein MNDSQQRGSERAQARRAELIAVGRKLFADTSYDALSMDDIARHAGVAKGLIYYYFSSKRGYYLAIIEDAVAELVQRAGSTHDLPPVERVHHTVDGYLRYAQHHQAAYRAIVTGGVGFDADVLAIRDRVREQLLTAMARAAWGRADLPPVARAALVGWLSAVEGVTLDWLARRELPREMVCGLLVRALGDALRTVEEHEPTCPAPERTRW; encoded by the coding sequence TTGAACGATAGTCAACAGCGCGGAAGCGAGCGGGCGCAGGCGCGCCGGGCCGAACTCATCGCCGTCGGGCGGAAGCTGTTCGCCGACACGTCCTACGACGCCCTGTCCATGGACGACATAGCCCGGCACGCGGGCGTCGCCAAGGGGCTGATCTACTACTACTTCAGCAGCAAGCGCGGCTACTACCTCGCCATCATCGAGGACGCCGTCGCCGAACTCGTCCAGCGCGCCGGGTCCACCCACGACCTGCCGCCCGTCGAACGCGTCCACCACACCGTCGACGGCTACCTCCGCTACGCCCAGCACCACCAGGCCGCCTACCGCGCCATCGTCACCGGCGGCGTCGGCTTCGACGCCGACGTCCTCGCGATCCGCGACCGCGTCCGCGAACAGCTCCTCACCGCGATGGCCCGCGCCGCCTGGGGACGCGCCGACCTCCCGCCCGTCGCGCGGGCCGCCCTCGTCGGCTGGCTGTCGGCGGTGGAAGGGGTGACGCTGGACTGGCTGGCCCGCCGTGAGCTGCCCCGGGAGATGGTGTGCGGGCTGCTGGTGCGGGCGTTGGGGGACGCGCTGCGGACGGTCGAGGAACACGAGCCGACGTGCCCGGCGCCCGAGCGGACGCGGTGGTGA